GTATCGGTGATCGCCCAGCCCTGATGCCTGGTATGGTCGGTGGATTGATGGCGGTTAACTCGAACGCCGGTTTCCTTGGTGGTCTGGCTGCCGGTTTCCTGGCGGGTTATGTAGTCATCGGTCTTCGTAAGGCATTGAAAGGTTTGCCAAAAGCAATTGATGGCTTGAAACCAATCTTGCTGTACCCGGTATTCGGTTTGCTGATCGTAGGTGCAATCAGCTTCTACGTCTTCGATCCAATCTTTGGTTCCCTGAACACATGGCTTGTAGATGCACTTGGTAATCTGGGAACAGGAAATAAAGTATTGCTTGGTTTGTTGCTTGGTGGCATGATGGCGATCGATATGGGCGGACCGTTCAACAAAGCGGCATATACGTTCGCGATTGGGGTATTCACATCCAGTGGTAACACAGACGGTGCATGGATGGCAGCAGTTATGGCAGGTGGTATGGCGCCTCCTCTGGCAATTGCCCTGGCAACGACGTTCTTCAAATCCAAATTTACGGAGCAAGAACGCAAATCGGGCTTGACCAACTATGTTCTTGGATTGTCTTTCATTACGGAAGGTGCAATTCCATTTGCAGCAGCTGATCCACTTCGTGTATTGACATCGTGCATCATTGGTTCTGCTGTTGCGGGCGGACTGACACAATTGTGGAGTATTAATGTACCAGCTCCGCACGGCGGCATCTTTGTTGCTGCACTGGCGAACCACGCAATATTGTTCCTGCTTGCCGTTGCCATTGGTGCGGTGATCTCCGGTCTGATTCTGGGACTGTGGAAGAAGGCACCAACGCTTGTGAAGTAAGGAATATTAGAAACATCTCCTGGGTGGACTTCACCTGGGGGATGTTTTTTTGTTTCAACTTTTTCATCAGGCAATGGAAAGTTGCCTCTGAATTTGCGTTTGTGTAAAATGCTTATTTAGCATTCCTACGAATATGTGGTAAAATAAAAATATATTATGAAACCGTGTTTCGACTAATGAAACTTGTGCAGGAGGAATTCGAATGTCTGATGTAATCAAGAGTCAGGTGCAGAAGCAGTTTGCGAAGAATGCGGGAAAATACGTGACGAGTACGGGACATGCTAAAGGTGAGGATCTCGAGTTGCTCGTGGCTTCATCTCAAGCCACTCCAGATATGAACGTGCTGGATATCGCCACTGGAGGAGGGCATGTCGCCAACGCTTTGGCTCCGCTTGTTCAGCGGGTGACAGCTCTGGATTTAACGAAGGAGATGCTGCAGGCCGCTGAACAGTTTATCCTGGGGAATGGACACGATAATGTAGATTTTGTAGCCGGGGATGCTGAGAAGCTGCCATTCGATGATGATGTCTTTGACCTTGTGACCTGTCGAATCGCTGCTCACCATTTTCCGGACGTTTCTTCATTTGTTCATGAGGCGTTACGAGTCATGAAGCCCGGTGGAAAGTTGTTATTGATTGACAACGTGGCACCTGAACGTGATGAGAATGACCAGTTTTACAATGAAGTGGAGAAGTGCCGAGATGCAAGCCATGTTCGAGCATGGCGCAAGACGGAATGGATTCATATGCTGGAGTATGCGGGCTTCCGAATGGAAACGATGGTTTCCTTCCAGAAGCGCTTTAAGTTTGAAGAGTGGTGCAACCGTGCAGCACTGCCGGAACGGGAGAGAAGTGAACTTGAAGCAAGCATGTTGAGCGCGCCGTCCATCATCAGAAAATTTTTTGATTTTGAAGTGACAAAGAACGGGAAGCTCGACAGCTTCCAAGGAGAAAGTGTATATATCCAAGCGATTAAGCCGACTCATGTCTGATTCGATAGAGCAAACCATTAAGGTTAGCAGGTTATGAACGAGTAGAAGGATGAATGACAATAAAATAAATAAAACAAGCAGAGTACCTTGAACAGGTAGATCTGCTTGTTTTATTTGGCATATATAATAATCAAAGCGAAGGTTCAGGGTTTTAATATAACCTTGGTACATTCATCTTCATGATCGTTGAAAATGCGATACGCTTCGCTTGCATTCTCCAGTGGAATCCGATGGGAGATGATCTCGGTCGGATCAAACTCACCAGCAGTGATTTTACGGAATAACTCAGGCATATAATGTATAACAGGAGCTTGTCCCATTTTGAGATTGATATTGCGTTCAAACAGATTGCCTAATGGAAACATGTTGTAGGAAGAGCCATATACACCCGTAAGCTGGAGTGTACCGAATTTGCGGATCGCTTTCATGCCGATTTCAATCGCACTCAGTGAACCGCCATGAAGTTTTAGCTTCTGTCCAATTTCCTCCAGCGTGGTTTTTTTGCCATCCATACCTACACAGTCAATCACAACGTCGGTTCCGCCTTGTGTAATCTCACGAATGTGTTCACCCATATCATCGTAATCTTCAAAATTAAAAATTTCTGCATCGTTCAAACGTTTGGCCTTCTCCAGTCGATAGGGCAGACGATCCACAGCAATAACGCGTTTGGCACCTTTCATCCAGGCGAACTTTTGCGTCATCAGCCCAATGGGGCCACTACCGAGTACAGTGACTGTATCTCCCGGTTTAACTCCGGCATTCTCGACACTCCAGTAAGCGGTTGGAAGAACATCCGACAGAAACAATAAAGCTTCATCTTCCAGTTCACAGGATTCCGGAATCACAAACGGTGTGAAGTTTCCGTAGGGGACACGCAATAATTCTGCCTGACCTCCCGGGTGGTTGCCGTAGCGTTCGGTGAATCCAAAATAACCACCTGTATGAATATCCGGATTGCCATTGGAATTATCACACTGGCTCTCCATGTCATGATTGCAATAGAAGCATTCACCACAAGCGATGTTAAAAGGCAGGACCACCCGGTCCCCCTTCTTCACACGTGTCACTTCCGGACCGACTTCTTCTACAATGCCCATCGGTTCATGACCGATAACGTAATCTTTGGCAGCAGGCAGAGCTCCCTGATAAATATGCAAATCGGATCCACATATGGCGGTGGAAGTAATACGAACGATAATATCATCCTTCTGTTGCAGTGTGGGATCTTCAACCTCTTTGACTTGAATGTCCTTCATTCCCTGAAACGTAACGGCTCTCATCTTCATATTCCTCCTTGTATAGTGGGATTCTCTGACAATTACCCCTTTTCAGCACAAATGATAGAGGAACATACTAAATTAAACTACAGGCCATTTCACTTTACGCAAGGCATCGAGTAACTCAGGCGGTGCATTCAGGTTGTCACGGACCAGATCCCGAGGGGTTAAGGCCATCCACTGATTCAGCGATACATCCTCGAAGCGATCACTTCGGAATATCTCCAAAAACCATAAGGTGTCGGTACCGGTATTCTGTATGTAATGTCCCAATGCGACGGGAACATATCCCACATCACCGGCGCGATAATCAAAGGTGCGAGCAATGCCGTTACCTCCAAAGACGGTCATTCTTCCTTGTCCTGTCAGATAATATTGCCATTCATCTGCATTAGGATGCCAGTGCAGTTCACGCATGGCCCCAGGCCGGATCTCAACAAGTGCGGCTGCAACAGTGGTAGAGATGGGGAAGTTGGTGGAATCTACAATTCGAACGCTTCCGCCAGGTGTAATGAGTGGTTCCTGGGCCAGCAATCGGTGTTTGAAAGTGAGAGGAACAGTACCGTATGGAGACTCAACTTCCTGGCTCTCGATGGAACCTGGGACAGTATCTTGGAAAATGTACACCTGTTCCTTCGGCATCGACTGAAAAGCAGATTCAGGCACGCCGAAATTGACAGACAATACTTCCGGTGGCGTATGGGCAAACCAGTCGGATATGGATAACGTATTCAGATCGGAGAAAGACCCGTCATCAAACACGAGTAGAAATTCACAACCATCCTCCAGTCCCTGAATGGAATGGGGTAGACCTTTTGGGAAAAACCAGAGATCGCCCGGCCCAACATCTGCAATAAAATTACGTCCGTTCTGATCTACCGAGGTAATTCTCGCTGTTCCCCAGATCATATAGGCCCACTCGGATTGCTGGTGCCAATGGAGTTCTCGTACACCGCCGGGAGTCAGGCTCATGTTCACACCAGCCAGTGTTGTGGCAATAGGAAGATCCCTTACGGTGATTTCACGTGACCAACCCCCATGGTTCAATTGCATATGGGTATCGGAAAAAGACATTCTCAGATTGGGCAATAACCCGTTATCAGTAGCTGGAGGTACCAGCATATCGGGGTTTTGTATATCTCTCATGACGTCTCTGGGTCCCAGATCAGGTCCTCCAGCGCCATCACTGCGAATGGGTTGCGGGATGATAAGAGGTTTATCATTTGGTTGCTGTCCTTTGGTCATTGAGTGATCCCTCCAGATTCAGTGGCATGTCACACGCGACATTGTATCGTTATGTTTACACTTATGAATCAGGGCCTGGATAATATGAGGGACAAACGACAAAAAAAGACGTGACCGCATGTGGTCACGTCTTTACACCTAATGAGATGGTCAAACAATCCATAAATCCGGTGATCGAATCAAATAAAGTCAGAATTCCAGATTGGACTGAAGATGCTCTTTCATCAGCCGTTCGGCGGTCTGTCCGTCATGTGGATGGGTTGGAGGCGGGCTTTCCAGACTGCGTTGTACGAAAACGCTGCTCGTAGATCTCGTTTACACGCTGGAGAACGGCAGGGCCTTGCTCTGTAAAACGAAGCGCTACCGCTTTATTTTTCACCAGAAATGTACCGGATTCATGTCTGGTGGGTGATAAAGCCGCACTGTAGAGCAATGAAGCGCCATGACTTGGATGGGGAAAGAACCATTTCATAATGGGTTTGATATAGAAGGGCAGACCGGATGTTTTGTTGCCCCGTAGCGTATTATTTCCACCGGGATCTACGCTTAGCAGTTGAATACCGTCTGCCTTGGCAGATTTGGCAACCTCGCGTGTCCACAGAGATAAGCCGAGCTTTGAAATGGCATAGGGACCAAACAGCTTTTTGAATTCAACTGGACGCTCCAAGATATTCAGATCAAATTGTTTGACCATTTTGAACGCGGTGGTGGAAGTATTAACGACTGTTTTCATCTGTCCTTTGAGCAATAGCTCAACTAATTCCATGTAGATGATGTATGGAATTACCGTCTGAAGTTCGAAGTGTAGTTCATGCCCCTGATCAGAGAAACGAAGCTCGGAAGCGCTACCCCCGGCATTGTTAAACAAGATATCAATTGAATCGGTATCGGATTTGATCTGATCCAGTGCAGTTCTCAGACTATCGTAGTTGGTCAGATTAGCCTGAACCCAACGAAGCTTGCCTGAACGTAAGGCGTTCTGTATATCGGTATCCTCGGATGGGAAAGCCGACCGGTTGAGACCGATTACCTGCCATCCTTCATCCAGCAACTTGCGTGTCAGTTCAAGACCAATTCCTGACGTTGAGCCTGTGATGAGAGCGGTGCGAAGCAGATTTTGGTTATTCATATATACCTCCAGAAGAATGGGATTACAGAACGAATCTGTATGATGCGCTCATTCTATAACTTGGAGTCGACTCCAAGTCAAGAGGGTGGCTTCAACGGATCATGCTTGACTTGGAGTTAACTCCAAGTTGTAATATGGAGAGAAATGAATGTGGAGGAGGCCCATATGATGAGCGACAATGTAATGTTCTCCATCAAAGAAACGTCAGAACAGGCCGGATTATCAGAAGATACAATTCGTTATTATGAGAAGATTGGGCTGCTTCCCCGAGCTGAACGCAAGGCCAATCGCCATCGGGTATACCGCTCGGAGGACATCCATACCATGAGGTTGATCACTTGTCTGAAAAAAACTGGCATGTCTTTGGAAGAAATGAAGCCCTATCTCCAAATGTCCATGGATTCAGATCTCGCAGATTTCCCGGATGAACGGGAGATGCTGGTGAATCACCGGAAGAAAGTTGAAGCACAGATTGCTTCGCTACAGCAGGTCGTTGATTTTATCGATGAGAAGTTGGAGAAACGAAGTATGTATCCTGATGAATGTCCCATTACCGGGGAGAACCAGATGTCTGTTTTTGAGAAACAGAACATATTCTCTTGATGGCGCTGCTACCTGTTTGAATCCGAAAACCCACGTCATGATGACGCGGGTCTTTTGCTGTTTCTAGCATGTAATATCGAGTGTATGGCCAGGTTATTAGATATCGCTTTTTACATAGAGGGTTGTCTGAAAAGAAGCTTAATGAAGCAGGGATATGATATATTAAAGAGCAATGTTACATTGTTTTGATAGCAACCACATCTGCAGATTGAGAAGAATTCCAGATAAGAGAGGCGAACGACAGCATGGATTACTGGGGAATACTTGGTATAGAGCCTACTGAAGATTTAAATGCGATTAGACGAGCTTATTCATTACGGTTAAAACAAAATCATCCAGAAGATAATCCCGAAGGTTTCAAGGAACTTAGAGCAGCTTACGAGCAAGCTAGAGAGATTGCGTCAACAGGTTCAATTCAACCGATACATGTTGAGTCTGATGATGATCCTCCACACCACTTTACGGAAGATACGCAGGATTTAGCTCAAGGTATACATATCGAAGACTTACATATAACTCCTCCAAAGTGGGAAGACCCGCTGCGTGAAGCTGTAAATCATTTTCTGGAGAGAACGATTAGACTGTATGAAGATTTTGACTCACGCATTCGTTACGATCTATGGGTGAACCTTGTAGAGGATGAGCAATTCTGGAGCATTCAGGTTCGGGAAAGACTACACAGCGAATTGTTAGATGTTTTGGCAGAACGAAGCTGGCTGCCTGGTATGGTTTGGAAATTATTAGATGATACGTTTGGCTGGATGGACAATGAACTGGAGTTAAGCGAGCGATTTTCTTCCTCGTTTCTAAATCACATTCGTCACCAGAGTCAAAGTTTATATGATTTGCAACTTGAATATTTACACCAAGCGGCAGCAGCTGGTTTGGAGATCGACGATTATTTATATTTTCGTGAATTCGCAAGACGTGCACTCATTCATCAAGACTTGGACACAGCGCACGAGATGTTGGGCAAAGCTTACGCCATGTATGAACAAGACCCAGTGTTACTGCGCTTGATTGCGTTATATTCGATGAACGTTGAGGATTGGGAGACTGCGCTCCACATGTACTCCAGGCTTGCAGTTATACTACCGAATGAGCCTCAAATTCTCCGTCACTTGGCAGACATGTTACTGAAGTGTGGACATGCGGAAGAAGCGTTATCCATCAACATGCAGTTGTCGGAGGCAACTGAAGCGATGATCTATAGTCCTGCTTTATCATCTGCAGCGCAGTGTCTAATCCAGTTGAGTAGAAATAATGAAGCCATAGCCGTATATGAGGCAGCGTTAGAACGATTCCCAGCGGACTTGGAACTACGAACTCGTCTATGGCATGTACGGCATGAATATGAGCAAGAACGCATGACGATTTTGGAAGAGGAGCTTCAAAATGACAGCCTTCCTGGAACGGAACAGATCGAGGAACTGATTGGACTTTACCGTATAAGGAAACAATCAGACAAGGTAATATCCATGGTTGAAGGATTTGGATCAGAAGTGCTGTTAAGCAGTAATGCTTGGTTTTTGGCTGCTCAAATGGCATACGATGTTGATCTAAAACTTGCTTTACACTACCTTAATCAGTCTGTCACAAGGGCTAAAGAAGAGGTCTTTGTTCACCAAGAGGCTTTGTACTTACGCATAAAGGTCAATTATAATCTTGATCATTATGAGGCAGTAATCTCAGACGGTCTTATTCTGAAAGGACATATGGCAGAAGAGCCGGGAGTTTATTTTTATCTCGGGGAATCCTATCGTATGCTTGAAGAATATGAACAGGCGATCTTGAATTATTTGCAGGCAAAAACATTAAATGGTGGCGCAGGCTACGAATTTGGATTAGCTTTCAGTTACTATCATTTAGAAAAGTATGATAAGGCTATAACGTGCTTTGAGACTTATATGAATAAAGATAATGAAAGTGCTGATCTCTATTACTACCTTGGCATCTCGTATATGAACGTGGACAGATTCCAAGATGCCGCTCAGTGTTTCCAAGCTTCTTTGCGCATCGAGAGTTATCCGAGCACACTGTATTATCTATTCACAGTCTACAGAAGACAATGTGAGTTTGATCTTGCGTTGACTGTAATTGATCAATATTTGGAAACTGGAGACACTTCGTATCGGGGAGAGGCTCTTGGCGCAGCAGCGGATATTCATTTTTATAGAAAGCAATGGAGCATTGCCCATGATTTCTTGCTGACATTTTATCATGACATACCAGAGAGTCTCTATCTTCAAAAAATGATTGCTGTTTGTCTCCTTGCGGATCGTAAGTTTGAGGAGGCAGCAAAATGGATTCTGAAGATTCAGGATCACGAGCCTAATAATCCGTGGGCGCTTTTACAGATGATTCGCATCTTTGCCGAACTCAAGCAGTGGGATGAGTTGGACAGCGCTATGGTGCATTATTATAAAACAGTAGAACCTGCCAAGATTGATGGTTACAGCTATTTTTATGGGGGCTTACATCTATATCAGGCACGTAAATACGATGTCGCTCGCAAAATGTTGACCCGTGCTTACGAGTTCGGTTTGCGCGGGGATACATGCAGTTTGCTGAGTTTATCCTATATGCATCTTGGTCAAGGAGAGTCGGCACTTGTGTATGCGAGAGAGGCTGTGGCAGACCGGCCTGATCATCCGGATTACCTTGCACGTCTGCAGGATATGGAAGAGCGTCTGAGTCAACGGGGAGCCTGGTTTAATAAGCTGAAGTTCAATATATTCCAGATGGGATTGAAACAAACGGTACCACTTCAATTCCCTGATCTTTTGAATGATGAAGAGCTTAGACCGTATTATAACGTGGAGGTATACAACGATGCATTCTTTGCTTGATGCAAGACAGCAGTGGACACTGGCAGCGGGAGCTATTTTACTTGAGGCAAATGCTTTGGAATTCGCCACAGGGTATGATATTGAACGATTGGATGGGAAACGGGAAGGCATCATTGAAATGTTTGGTCGAGCATGGAGTATTCGGGACGAGCAGTCATTTCATCAGCAAATGGAAAGTTTTCGAGAAGGAAGCGGGCACCATGATAAATTTGATCAACGCAGGGCGTTATTGTCTGTAATGACTCATCAGGAGCAAGAAAACTACATCCTTGGTTTGGAGGATGAGACGATCAGAACCCAATTGAGGGCCATCCAACTCTATGACAGTCGCCTGAATGCGGCAAGCATCAGCGCCTGGGACTGGGGAAGAGCCATATCAATTACACGGATGGCGATGCAGGTCGGTTATGTAGATGAGGAGACGGCATGGACATTTATGTATGAAATGGCGCAGAGAATTCAAAAAGCGTATTCAAGTTGGACGGAATTCGGACTTGCCTACCTCATAGGACGTCAATATGGGTATGAAGAATTGGAGACGGAGTCAGCCCTGGAGCACTTTTCGCTTGTAGAGCATTTGTTCGAAAGGGCAGACAGTCCATGGAATGTACTTCCGTGGGAAGAAGCAACTGTTGGCCTGCCTGTTGAACCAGAAAGAGAGGGATAAGACCTTGACCCTACAACAATTAAAATATGTAATTGAAGTTGCCACACGCGGCTCGATGAATGAAGCAGCCAAACGACTGTTTATCTCGCAACCCAGCCTGTCGAATGCCATCCGGGATCTGGAGCAGGAATTGCGAATCACCATTTTTGAACGTACCAATAAGGGCATATCTCTGTCTAAAGAAGGCGTTGAGTTTCTAAGCTACGCACGTCAGGTGGTAGAGCAAGCTGAGTTGCTGGAGAATCGTTATCTGAACGCCAAGCCATCTCCGCAGCATTTCTCTGTATCGACACAGCATTATGCGTTTGCGGTGAATGCCTTTGTTCGTCTGGTCCAGCAGTATGGTCAGGATGAATATGAGTTGGCACTTCGGGAGACAAAGACCTACGAAATTATTCAGGATGTGAAAAGCCTGCGTAGTGAAATTGGCATCCTGTATTTGAATGAATTCAATGCCAAGGTGATTAACAAATTGTTAAAAGATGCAGGTCTGGTCTTCACAAGCTTGTTCACAGCGAAGCCCCATATCTTTATCAGTGTGAAGAACCCGCTGGCGAAGCAAGATTCGGTCGCGATTGAGCAGCTGCAAGATTATCCGTACCTGTCATTTGACCAGGGAGAGTACAATTCCTTTCATTTTTCCGAAGAGATCCTGAGTACGTTATCTCATCCCAAAAGCATACAGGTCAATGACCGCGCAACATTATTTAACCTGTTGATTGGTTTGAATGGTTATACGATCTCTACGGGCGTACTTAGCGCTGATCTGAACGGAAACGAGATTATTCCTGTACCGTTGGAATGTGAGGAAACCATTAATGTAGGCTGGATAAGCCATAAGAGCACTTCTCTCTCCAATCTGGGCGTGGAATATGTCCAGGCTCTGCATGAGGCCATAGGGTCTTAGTGGTGCTAAATGGTTCATCAAAAGGCCGTTTCCGTATGAGTCGGAACGGTTTTTTTGTTGTGCTACGATCTTTCAAGTATAGGGTGGTATGTTGTCATCCCGTGTAATAGAATGAAGGTATATGTCGAATAGGTGTGAAAAGAACGAAGGGAGAACGGTTAGTGAGAGTTCTGTATCGAAATAAAAGTGAACAGCATGAGCTGACAGTATATGATACCAAAAAGCTCTATGGAGAGAAGGGGCGATTTCGTGTATTAGAATTCTCCAACGCAGCTGTGCAGGGCGCAATGGATCTGGATGAGCCTGCCCGAATGGTGTTGGAGTATCCAAGAGCGATGGTACATCTAATGGAACGGAATGATCCTGAATTTGATACTGTTTTTGTGGTGGGACATGGTATTGGCACATTGCCAACCTACTTGTCTGATCGTCAGGTAAAGGTGGCTGAGCTGGACGCAGAGGTCGTGGAGTTGAGCCAAACCTTTTTTGGATATGAGGGAAGTCCTGTACTCATTGGGGATGGTCGTGAATTATTAGGGCAGGAACCTGCAGGGACATACGATTATATTATTATTGATGCGTTTACGGCAACGGGTACACCCGAGCAATTTATATCCAGTGATTTTTTTGCCTTGGTCAAGGACAGGCTGGACTCGGATGGAGCTGTGCTCCTTAATGTGTTCGGGCGTGCTGGCAATGATCGGCTTGTGAACGCGATCTATACGACACTTCAGGCACAATTTACTTATACACGTGCATTCGCATTGCCAACAGAAACAGCGGATGAAGTTCAAAATCGTATTTTAATGGGCAGTCATCATCCGATCGAATTTCAGATTCGCCACATGGCGGGGTTTGTTGAGCAGGAGCCAGAAGAAGGATATATCATTGTCGATTAGGGCGATCCTGAACAGTGATTTTTCCAAGAAATTAAAATGTCATTAAATTGTCAATCTTACGATGTAATTGTTAAGATTTCTCAAACTCTTTATTTGATCTTAACAACTTTCGTATAAAATAGAAGGAATATGCCTTTTCATGAAAATCCGGGGGAAGTAAAAGATGATTGCACAGATCAAGAGATCTAGATTACGGAGAAAAATAAAAAACATCAAGAAAATTAGCCTTACGGCTTTACTCGGCGGGCTGGTCATCATTTCAGTCTTAATGACACTGACCATCATGGTCATCTCATCTTATACATCTCAGAAACAGTCTCTCATTGATAACACCCTATCGTTAAACTATGCAAGCGCTGTGCAAATGAGCCAAACTCTGGATTCGCTTTTTGATTCCATGCAGGAGAGCTTAAAATATGCAGCCAGTTATTTCCCGGATATGG
The window above is part of the Paenibacillus sp. 1781tsa1 genome. Proteins encoded here:
- a CDS encoding fused MFS/spermidine synthase; the protein is MRVLYRNKSEQHELTVYDTKKLYGEKGRFRVLEFSNAAVQGAMDLDEPARMVLEYPRAMVHLMERNDPEFDTVFVVGHGIGTLPTYLSDRQVKVAELDAEVVELSQTFFGYEGSPVLIGDGRELLGQEPAGTYDYIIIDAFTATGTPEQFISSDFFALVKDRLDSDGAVLLNVFGRAGNDRLVNAIYTTLQAQFTYTRAFALPTETADEVQNRILMGSHHPIEFQIRHMAGFVEQEPEEGYIIVD
- a CDS encoding SDR family NAD(P)-dependent oxidoreductase: MNNQNLLRTALITGSTSGIGLELTRKLLDEGWQVIGLNRSAFPSEDTDIQNALRSGKLRWVQANLTNYDSLRTALDQIKSDTDSIDILFNNAGGSASELRFSDQGHELHFELQTVIPYIIYMELVELLLKGQMKTVVNTSTTAFKMVKQFDLNILERPVEFKKLFGPYAISKLGLSLWTREVAKSAKADGIQLLSVDPGGNNTLRGNKTSGLPFYIKPIMKWFFPHPSHGASLLYSAALSPTRHESGTFLVKNKAVALRFTEQGPAVLQRVNEIYEQRFRTTQSGKPASNPST
- a CDS encoding LysR family transcriptional regulator, whose translation is MTLQQLKYVIEVATRGSMNEAAKRLFISQPSLSNAIRDLEQELRITIFERTNKGISLSKEGVEFLSYARQVVEQAELLENRYLNAKPSPQHFSVSTQHYAFAVNAFVRLVQQYGQDEYELALRETKTYEIIQDVKSLRSEIGILYLNEFNAKVINKLLKDAGLVFTSLFTAKPHIFISVKNPLAKQDSVAIEQLQDYPYLSFDQGEYNSFHFSEEILSTLSHPKSIQVNDRATLFNLLIGLNGYTISTGVLSADLNGNEIIPVPLECEETINVGWISHKSTSLSNLGVEYVQALHEAIGS
- a CDS encoding oxalate decarboxylase family bicupin → MTKGQQPNDKPLIIPQPIRSDGAGGPDLGPRDVMRDIQNPDMLVPPATDNGLLPNLRMSFSDTHMQLNHGGWSREITVRDLPIATTLAGVNMSLTPGGVRELHWHQQSEWAYMIWGTARITSVDQNGRNFIADVGPGDLWFFPKGLPHSIQGLEDGCEFLLVFDDGSFSDLNTLSISDWFAHTPPEVLSVNFGVPESAFQSMPKEQVYIFQDTVPGSIESQEVESPYGTVPLTFKHRLLAQEPLITPGGSVRIVDSTNFPISTTVAAALVEIRPGAMRELHWHPNADEWQYYLTGQGRMTVFGGNGIARTFDYRAGDVGYVPVALGHYIQNTGTDTLWFLEIFRSDRFEDVSLNQWMALTPRDLVRDNLNAPPELLDALRKVKWPVV
- a CDS encoding DUF1266 domain-containing protein — its product is MHSLLDARQQWTLAAGAILLEANALEFATGYDIERLDGKREGIIEMFGRAWSIRDEQSFHQQMESFREGSGHHDKFDQRRALLSVMTHQEQENYILGLEDETIRTQLRAIQLYDSRLNAASISAWDWGRAISITRMAMQVGYVDEETAWTFMYEMAQRIQKAYSSWTEFGLAYLIGRQYGYEELETESALEHFSLVEHLFERADSPWNVLPWEEATVGLPVEPEREG
- a CDS encoding J domain-containing protein, with translation MDYWGILGIEPTEDLNAIRRAYSLRLKQNHPEDNPEGFKELRAAYEQAREIASTGSIQPIHVESDDDPPHHFTEDTQDLAQGIHIEDLHITPPKWEDPLREAVNHFLERTIRLYEDFDSRIRYDLWVNLVEDEQFWSIQVRERLHSELLDVLAERSWLPGMVWKLLDDTFGWMDNELELSERFSSSFLNHIRHQSQSLYDLQLEYLHQAAAAGLEIDDYLYFREFARRALIHQDLDTAHEMLGKAYAMYEQDPVLLRLIALYSMNVEDWETALHMYSRLAVILPNEPQILRHLADMLLKCGHAEEALSINMQLSEATEAMIYSPALSSAAQCLIQLSRNNEAIAVYEAALERFPADLELRTRLWHVRHEYEQERMTILEEELQNDSLPGTEQIEELIGLYRIRKQSDKVISMVEGFGSEVLLSSNAWFLAAQMAYDVDLKLALHYLNQSVTRAKEEVFVHQEALYLRIKVNYNLDHYEAVISDGLILKGHMAEEPGVYFYLGESYRMLEEYEQAILNYLQAKTLNGGAGYEFGLAFSYYHLEKYDKAITCFETYMNKDNESADLYYYLGISYMNVDRFQDAAQCFQASLRIESYPSTLYYLFTVYRRQCEFDLALTVIDQYLETGDTSYRGEALGAAADIHFYRKQWSIAHDFLLTFYHDIPESLYLQKMIAVCLLADRKFEEAAKWILKIQDHEPNNPWALLQMIRIFAELKQWDELDSAMVHYYKTVEPAKIDGYSYFYGGLHLYQARKYDVARKMLTRAYEFGLRGDTCSLLSLSYMHLGQGESALVYAREAVADRPDHPDYLARLQDMEERLSQRGAWFNKLKFNIFQMGLKQTVPLQFPDLLNDEELRPYYNVEVYNDAFFA
- a CDS encoding class I SAM-dependent methyltransferase, with product MSDVIKSQVQKQFAKNAGKYVTSTGHAKGEDLELLVASSQATPDMNVLDIATGGGHVANALAPLVQRVTALDLTKEMLQAAEQFILGNGHDNVDFVAGDAEKLPFDDDVFDLVTCRIAAHHFPDVSSFVHEALRVMKPGGKLLLIDNVAPERDENDQFYNEVEKCRDASHVRAWRKTEWIHMLEYAGFRMETMVSFQKRFKFEEWCNRAALPERERSELEASMLSAPSIIRKFFDFEVTKNGKLDSFQGESVYIQAIKPTHV
- a CDS encoding zinc-dependent alcohol dehydrogenase — its product is MRAVTFQGMKDIQVKEVEDPTLQQKDDIIVRITSTAICGSDLHIYQGALPAAKDYVIGHEPMGIVEEVGPEVTRVKKGDRVVLPFNIACGECFYCNHDMESQCDNSNGNPDIHTGGYFGFTERYGNHPGGQAELLRVPYGNFTPFVIPESCELEDEALLFLSDVLPTAYWSVENAGVKPGDTVTVLGSGPIGLMTQKFAWMKGAKRVIAVDRLPYRLEKAKRLNDAEIFNFEDYDDMGEHIREITQGGTDVVIDCVGMDGKKTTLEEIGQKLKLHGGSLSAIEIGMKAIRKFGTLQLTGVYGSSYNMFPLGNLFERNINLKMGQAPVIHYMPELFRKITAGEFDPTEIISHRIPLENASEAYRIFNDHEDECTKVILKP
- a CDS encoding MerR family transcriptional regulator, whose translation is MMSDNVMFSIKETSEQAGLSEDTIRYYEKIGLLPRAERKANRHRVYRSEDIHTMRLITCLKKTGMSLEEMKPYLQMSMDSDLADFPDEREMLVNHRKKVEAQIASLQQVVDFIDEKLEKRSMYPDECPITGENQMSVFEKQNIFS